The Streptomyces sp. NBC_00459 DNA segment CCTCCAGCAGGTCCGGGATGTTCAGGGTGTTGTCGGCCGCCGCGGCCTTGAAGGTGTTGCCGTCGGTCAGCAGGGCGAAGGTCGCCCCTGCCGCGCCGACGGCCGCCAGTCCCGCCGCCCCTGCCATTCCGCCGAGAAACTTCCGCCGGTGCAGGCCCTTGCTCTTCGTTTCGCTCATGGCAGCGGAGCTTTGGGCTAAGGGCTGTGTAAAGACTGAGGCGAACTTTGGAAGTCCCACGAGAACCTGTGGAAACCGGGAGCGCCTACCTGATCCTCAACTCCGTAAGAGCGAAGGCGAGTTGGCGTCGCGCAGGTCAGGATCGGGGGACGGGACACTTCGGGCGGCCGGCGCTCATCAATCGCTCATGATCCCTGTGGCTGTGACATGCATCACGTTGATCTTCAGGTGGCGGTGGTGGAAGCGTCCTCGACGAGCCGCAGGTACTTCTTCCAGTCCCAGCCCTTCCCGGGATCGGTGTGGTCCGTGCCCGGCACCTCCACATGCCCGATGATGTGCTCCCGGTCGACGGGTATGCCGTACCGCGCGCAGACCCTGGCCGTCAGCCGCGCCGAGGCGGCGTACATCGCGTCCGTGAAGTCCTCGGGCTTCTCCACGAAACCCTCGTGCTCGATGCCGACGCTCCGCTCGTTGTACTCCCGGTTGCCCGCGTGGAACGCCACGTCCAGCTCGCGGATCATCTGGGTGACCCGCCCGTCCCTGCGGACGATGTAGTGCGCCGCCGCGCCGTGCGCCGGGTCCTGGAAGACCTTCACCGCGCTCGCGTAGCCGCCCTGTGTGACATGGATGATCACCCGGTCCACGCCGTAGTCGTCGGGCCGGTCCGCCATCCGCCAGTTCGCCGACGAGGCCGCCACCCAGCGCGCCCCCGCGTAGTCGACCTCGCCCTCCTTGCGCGGTTTCGCCACCCCGGGCACCCGCCACCACAGCCGGGCCAGCTCGTCCCGCGCGAGCACGCCCGTGGCGACGGCGGCCACCGCCCCGCCGATGAGCAGGGCGCGCCGCCCGATCCGCCGGTCGCCGTCCCGCGGAGCCCGTCCGTGGCCCTCGCTCCGCAGCTGCCGGGGGACGTCCTGCGAAAGGCCGCGGCCGCTGTCCTGCCGAGCCTGTGTTTCCTCCATGTCAGCGTGAACGGATACTCGCGCGCCCCGGTTCCCGGCGCCCCGTACCCTTGAAGGGTTATGACTCACACCTCGCAGCAGCCCCTCCGCGTACTGGCCGCCATGTCCGGCGGCGTGGACTCCGCAGTAGCCGCCGCCCGCGCGGCGGAAGCCGGCCACGACGTGACGGGCGTCCACCTCGCCCTGTCCGCGAATCCGCAGTCCTTCCGCACGGGTGCGCGCGGCTGTTGCACCATCGAGGACTCCCGCGACGCCCGCCGCGCGGCCGACGTCATCGGCATCCCCTTCTACGTGTGGGACCTCGCCGACCGCTTCCGCGAGGACGTGGTGGACGACTTCGTCGCCGAGTACGAGGCGGGGCGCACCCCGAACCCGTGCCTGCGCTGCAACGAGAAGATCAAGTTCGCCGCGCTCCTCGACAAGGCCCTCGCCCTCGGCTTCGACGCGGTCTGCACGGGCCACTACGCCCAGGTCGTCACCCTGGCCGACGGAACGCGCGAGCTGCACCGAGCCTCCGACATGGCCAAGGACCAGTCGTACGTCCTTGGGGTGCTCGACGACCGTCAGCTCGCCCACGCGATGTTCCCCCTCGGCGACACCCTCACCACGAAGGACGAGATCCGCGCGGAGGCCGAGCGGCGCGGCCTCGCGGTCGCCAAGAAGCCCGACTCGCACGACATCTGCTTCATCGCCGACGGCGACACCCAGGGCTTCCTCGCGAACCGCCTGGGCCGCGCCGAGGGCGACATCGTCGACGAGTCCGGCGCGAAGATCGGCTCCCACGAGGGCGCGTACGGCTTCACCATCGGCCAGCGCAAGGGCCTGCGCATCGGCACCCCGGCCGCCGACGGCAAGCCGCGCTACGTCCTCGACATCTCCCCGGTGAACAACACAGTGACGGTCGGCCCGGCCGCATCCCTCGACGTCGACGCCCTCACCGCGATCAGGCCCCGCTGGTGCGGAGCCGCCCCCACCGGCCCCGGCACCTACACCGCCCAGCTGCGCGCGCACGGCGGCGAGACCGAGGTGAGCGCCGAACTGGTCGACGGCACACTGGAAGTCACGTTCACCGAGCCCGTGCGCGGGGTGGCGCCGGGCCAGGCGATCGTCCTGTACGACGGCACACGCGTCGTCGGCTCGGCGACGATCGCCACGACGAACCGGGCCGCGGCGGGCGTGGTCTGAGCCGCCGTACCGACGACTGCCGGCCGCCGGGGCCGCGGCCCCGGCGGCCTACCGGGTCTCGACCTCGTAGAAGCAGAGGTGGTCCTTTATCCGGGCCACCTCCGGCTTCGGATCGGGGTACGCCCAGACGAGGTCGGTGGCGTCCGGGAGGGACCAGTAGGACGCCGTGCCCTTGAAGGGGCAGTAGGTGTGGGTCTCGGAGGGAGTCAGCAGGTCGAGCCGGACGTCCTCGGCAGGGATGTAGTAGCGCGGTGGACAGCCCGTCTCGTGGAGTACGAGGGCGCGCCCGCTCTCGGCGAGCACCTGGCCGCCGTGGACGGCCCGTACGCGGTCGGCGGTCTGCTCGATGGTGATCGTGTGTCCTTCGGTCATGTCTGAGGAGCGTTCACGGAGCCCGGGTTGTTCCGGATCCGCCCGCGTACGGTGGACAGCATGAACATCTGTGTCTTCCTCTCCGCCGCCGACCTGGACGACCGATACACGCGCCCCGCGCGGGAGTTCGCGAAACTGCTCGGCAAGGGCGGGCACACCCTGGTCTGGGGCGGCTCGGACGTGGGCCTGATGAAGGTGGTCGCGGACGGGGTCCAGGAGGCGGGCGGCCGACTGCTGGGCGTCTCGGTGGACTTTCTCGCGGCGAAGGCACGGCCGGGCGCCGACGAGATGGTGATCGCACGGGATCTCGGGGAACGCAAGCGGCTCCTGCTGGAGAAGGCCGACGCCGTCGTGATCATGGTCGGCGGCACCGGAACGCTCGACGAGGCGACGGAGATCCTGGAGCTGAAGAAGCACGGCAGGACGGACATGCCGGTGGTGCTGCTGAACACGGCCGGCTTCTACGACGGCCTGAAGGAACAGTTCCGCCGTATGGAGACCGAGGGATTCCTGCCCCGCCCGCTCACCGACCTGGTGTTCTTCGCGGAGGAGCCGGTCGGGGCGCTGGCGTACCTGGAGG contains these protein-coding regions:
- a CDS encoding N-acetylmuramoyl-L-alanine amidase, which produces MEETQARQDSGRGLSQDVPRQLRSEGHGRAPRDGDRRIGRRALLIGGAVAAVATGVLARDELARLWWRVPGVAKPRKEGEVDYAGARWVAASSANWRMADRPDDYGVDRVIIHVTQGGYASAVKVFQDPAHGAAAHYIVRRDGRVTQMIRELDVAFHAGNREYNERSVGIEHEGFVEKPEDFTDAMYAASARLTARVCARYGIPVDREHIIGHVEVPGTDHTDPGKGWDWKKYLRLVEDASTTAT
- the mnmA gene encoding tRNA 2-thiouridine(34) synthase MnmA; its protein translation is MTHTSQQPLRVLAAMSGGVDSAVAAARAAEAGHDVTGVHLALSANPQSFRTGARGCCTIEDSRDARRAADVIGIPFYVWDLADRFREDVVDDFVAEYEAGRTPNPCLRCNEKIKFAALLDKALALGFDAVCTGHYAQVVTLADGTRELHRASDMAKDQSYVLGVLDDRQLAHAMFPLGDTLTTKDEIRAEAERRGLAVAKKPDSHDICFIADGDTQGFLANRLGRAEGDIVDESGAKIGSHEGAYGFTIGQRKGLRIGTPAADGKPRYVLDISPVNNTVTVGPAASLDVDALTAIRPRWCGAAPTGPGTYTAQLRAHGGETEVSAELVDGTLEVTFTEPVRGVAPGQAIVLYDGTRVVGSATIATTNRAAAGVV
- a CDS encoding DUF427 domain-containing protein, giving the protein MTEGHTITIEQTADRVRAVHGGQVLAESGRALVLHETGCPPRYYIPAEDVRLDLLTPSETHTYCPFKGTASYWSLPDATDLVWAYPDPKPEVARIKDHLCFYEVETR
- a CDS encoding TIGR00730 family Rossman fold protein, with translation MNICVFLSAADLDDRYTRPAREFAKLLGKGGHTLVWGGSDVGLMKVVADGVQEAGGRLLGVSVDFLAAKARPGADEMVIARDLGERKRLLLEKADAVVIMVGGTGTLDEATEILELKKHGRTDMPVVLLNTAGFYDGLKEQFRRMETEGFLPRPLTDLVFFAEEPVGALAYLEESRGVV